The Amphiprion ocellaris isolate individual 3 ecotype Okinawa chromosome 6, ASM2253959v1, whole genome shotgun sequence genome contains a region encoding:
- the mboat4 gene encoding ghrelin O-acyltransferase, with translation MGSISWLWEQHRYLFVSVGGCVLAVVTMGIYSLLLFTSTLVFILLVLSVDPSCVHIWAFGIQMLWQTFWHLLIQYREYYLHEPVSIRLFLAVSSLMLLTQRITSVSMDLQEKRIMLTCNTSSRRQTCVMILPLISYTLSFTTLLGGPLCSYSRFVLLMEGIGLSSPPSPLAVVFLKLIQVLLLQWARWCLIYFLKRNMYDPVNSGVLYGILWTWCLALVFRIQYYSHWRISEGLNNAVGFGFWEYSLADSSELSGLSDGDFWTTESSSRMSEYARQWNFTTALWLRRLVYIRCKHFPLFMCFGFSLWWHGLHVGHFVGFFTWAATVKADYRIHKHLWPEFSLTWRKIYIFLGWINTQMIVTCIAIAVEFRNMSGLRLLWGTYVGLFPFANIILLFILLKLERRC, from the exons ATGGGCTCCATCAGCTGGTTGTGGGAGCAACATCG GTacctgtttgtttctgttggaGGATGTGTCCTAGCAGTCGTCACAATGGGCATCTACAGCTTGCTCCTCTTCACCTCCACCCTCGTCTTCATTCTGCTCGTCCTCTCTGTGGATCCCAGCTGTGTCCACATCTGGGCGTTTGGTATCCAAATGTTGTGGCAAACCTTCTGGCACCTGCTAATACAGTACAGGGAATACTACCTGCATGAACCTGTCAGCATCAG GTTGTTCTTGGCGGTGTCCTCTTTGATGCTGCTCACTCAGAGAATCACCTCAGTGTCCATGGACCTACAGGAGAAACGAATTATGCTAACATGTAACACATCATCCAGAAGGCAGACATGTGTGATGATCCTCCCTCTCATCAGCTACACCCTCAGTTTCACCACACTGCTCGGTGGTCCTCTGTGTTCCTACAGCCGATTTGTGCTCCTCATGGAGGGAATCGGCCTCAGCTCTCCACCCAGTCCACTGGCTGTAGTCTTCCTGAAGTTGATCCAAGTGTTACTGCTGCAGTGGGCTCGGTGGTGTCTTATCTATTTTCTGAAACGCAACATGTATGATCCCGTCAACTCTGGGGTCCTCTATGGCATCCTGTGGACTTGGTGTCTTGCACTGGTTTTTAGGATCCAGTATTACTCTCACTGGAGGATCAGTGAAGGCCTCAATAACGCAGTTGGGTTTGGCTTTTGGGAATATTCATTAGCAGACTCCTCAGAATTGAGCGGACTCTCTGATGGGGATTTCTGGACCACTGAGTCGTCGAGCAGAATGTCAGAGTATGCCCGTCAATGGAACTTTACAACAGCTTTATGGCTGCGTAGACTGGTTTATATCAGGTGCAAACATTTCCCGTTGTTCATGTGTTTTGGCTTTTCACTTTGGTGGCATGGTTTACATGTAGGTCACTTTGTGGGGTTTTTCACCTGGGCAGCAACAGTGAAAGCAGACTATCGCATACACAAGCACTTGTGGCCAGAATTTTCACTAACATGgaggaaaatatacatttttctaGGCTGGATTAACACTCAAATGATTGTTACTTGTATTGCTATAGCAGTAGAATTCAGAAATATGTCTGGTTTGAGacttttgtggggaacatatgtaGGTCTGTTTCCATTTGCGAATATAATACTGCTCTTTATCTTGTTAAAACTTGAGAGGCGTTGCTAG